GCCGGCGTAGCGCCCTTCTGCGCGGCAAACAATACGGCCCCCGAGGGACCGGCGAGGCCGTTTACGACATCCGTCAAAACGAACAGCCGGGTATGCGCCAACCGACGATCGAGGCCCGTGACGTCCACGCCGCCTATCCGGTCCAGGACCTCGAGGTCGGGGTGCCCGAGACCCGCGAAACGCACCCCCAGCGCCGCCAGCAGTCCGACACCGGCGTCGCATGTGGCGCTACCCCCGAGGCCGAGGTAGATGGTACGCGCCCCGCCATCAAGGACATGGCGCACAAGCCGGCCCAGCCCTTCCGTGGAACGTGCCACGAATGGACAACGAGTCCCGGAAAGACCGATCACCTGCGCGCTTTCGATGAGAGCCACCGCCCCCTGGCGGCGCGCGATCAACCCGAAGGGCACCGCGCGCCTATGACCGCAGCTGTCCGGGACATCGAAAAACCGTATATCGGCCTTCAGCGCGCGCGCCAGGACCTCAAGGGTCCCGTCGCCGCCATCGGGCATGGGCTGCAGCCGCACCGGGCGCCCCGGACAGGCCTGGGCCACACCGCGGGCCATGGCGCGCGCCGCCTCAAGGGGCGACAAGGTCCCCTTGAAGGCGTTGGGGGCCACCACTACCGGCGTGTAATCCACAGCAAAAGACTAAAGACCACACTCAAAAGCAGTGACACGGCCCACAGGACATGGATACGGATATCGCCTACACGCAGCACCAAGTCCCCGGGCAGCCGTTGCCATGGCAGGCGACGGCGCGCCTCCCATGCCAGACCCGCGATGATCAGAACGATACCCAAGACGACCAGCAGTCGTGCCACAAGCCGCCTCCGCGACGGAACGATCAGGTCTTGTCGTGCGAGGCGCGCACCACCCGCGCGAGATTCGCCGCCAACTCACGTACATCATAGGGTTTGGCGATCACGCCGACAAACCCGTGATCCTGGTAGGCGGACATCACCGGATCATTGCAATAGCCGCTCGACACCAGCAGGCGCGCGTCGCGGTCGATGGCGAGGATGCGGCGTGCCGCCTCGCGCCCATCCATGCCGCCCGGCACCGTGAGGTCGACGATGACCGCATCGGGCCTGCGACCTTCGGCGAGCCGCATGCCATACAGCGAGACCAGCGATTCCCCGTCGGCGACCGACTCCACCTCGTAACCCAGATGGCCCAATATATCGGCGCACACGCTGCGCACCGGCTCCTCATCGTCCATGATCACGACGTAGCCGCGACCCCCGTCGGGCTCCCCACGGGCACGCCTTTCGTCGCCGGCGGGGGCGGGGGCGGGATGCGTATCGGCGGCCGGCAGATAGATCTCGAACCGCGCGCCACGACGGCTGTCACCGATGCCGATATGGCCACCGTGGCGCTGCACAACGGAGTAAGCGGTGGCAAGCCCAAGGCCGGTCCCCGACTCCTTGGTGGTAAAATAGGGGTGGAACACCCGCTCCCGATCGGCCTCGGGAATACCCGGCCCTTCGTCCTCGATGAACAACCGGACATACGGGCCCTCTTTCAAGGGCGGCACCTCATTAGGACGCAGGC
The DNA window shown above is from Acidiferrobacter sp. SPIII_3 and carries:
- a CDS encoding DUF2905 family protein; the protein is MARLLVVLGIVLIIAGLAWEARRRLPWQRLPGDLVLRVGDIRIHVLWAVSLLLSVVFSLLLWITRR
- a CDS encoding glycerate kinase, whose product is MDYTPVVVAPNAFKGTLSPLEAARAMARGVAQACPGRPVRLQPMPDGGDGTLEVLARALKADIRFFDVPDSCGHRRAVPFGLIARRQGAVALIESAQVIGLSGTRCPFVARSTEGLGRLVRHVLDGGARTIYLGLGGSATCDAGVGLLAALGVRFAGLGHPDLEVLDRIGGVDVTGLDRRLAHTRLFVLTDVVNGLAGPSGAVLFAAQKGATPALLADIDRRLRHAADRLESAFAASVRERPGSGAAGGLGFACALLGARLVPGAAMIARLTGLSAAIETAGLVLTGEGACDAQTVYGKGPQLVAAHARRFGRPVYLVCGRIDDSFTPLAGQFARCASLPPGRSAASALTTAVAALLGA